One genomic window of Glycine soja cultivar W05 chromosome 9, ASM419377v2, whole genome shotgun sequence includes the following:
- the LOC114367453 gene encoding uncharacterized protein LOC114367453, whose protein sequence is MGAKRSSTCSFGSVFKACFSSGGSYDEYWEGSGSGRRMFASDEDRGRWVAEPGIDRKASDFIARYYASRVTDSEHQFAS, encoded by the coding sequence ATGGGAGCAAAGAGGTCTTCTACTTGCTCCTTTGGGAGTGTGTTCAAGGCATGTTTCTCAAGCGGGGGTAGCTATGATGAGTACTGGGAAGGAAGTGGCAGTGGGAGAAGGATGTTTGCAAGTGATGAAGACAGAGGGCGTTGGGTTGCTGAGCCTGGCATTGACAGAAAAGCCTCTGATTTCATTGCTAGATACTACGCCTCACGAGTCACCGACTCCGAACACCAATTTGCTTCTTGA